A stretch of DNA from Candidatus Nomurabacteria bacterium:
ATTAAGTTTTCTAGAGCCACTCTGGCAACCTGACGTCTAATTGGATCAAATGAAGAGAGAACAATATAGCCGGGAGATTCATCCATGAGAATATCTACTCCAGTAGCTTTTTGAAGAGCCTGGATGTTTCTACCCTCTTTTCCAATGATTCTGCCCTTAACTTGGTCATCATCAATCTTTATTGTCGTCACGGTTCTTTCTGCCGTGACATCACCAGCTATGCGCTCCATGGCAGCCAAGATAGATTCTTGAGCCCTACCTTCAGCAGTCAGTACAGCTTCTTTTTGGAGTTTAGATATTAAGTTCACAAGGTCTGCTGAGATATCTTTTTCTACCATTTGGAAGAGCTGAGATTCGGCCTCTTTTTTACTAAGCTTAGCGATTCCCTCCAGCTTTTCTTGCTGGCGAACTCTAATTTGTTTAATCTCCTCTTTTAGAACTACCAAGTCTTCTTCGGACTTTCTTAAGTCCTGATTTCTTTTATCAAGATCTTCGAGTTTTTTATCTAAAGAACTCTCGCGCTCTTGCAGTCTCTTCTGTAAATCTTTAAGCTCCTTCTGATTTTCTTGAACTTCTTTTTGGGCTTGTTCTTTTACTTTGACAGCTTCTTTTTCTGCTTGAAGCTTTAATTCTTCAGCTTCTTTTTCTGCTTGGTCGAGTTTTTCTAAAGCTTTTTTATCTGCGCTAGAGGCTCTTTGTTTTGTTAAATACTGAGAACCCGCATAGCCAAAAGATGCTCCAGCAACTGCGAGTAATAATGTTATTGGTTCCATTTGTTTGTATGGTTTAGACTCCCCTTTCATCGGGAGATTTAGGATCGGATCTAAAACAGAAATGGGAATTTGTAGAATATCAGGAGTTTTGTTGAATGTAAATTATAGGATGTGGAATTTCAGGATAACTGGGTGGATATGTATCAGATCACGAAAGTTAATCTTTTCGCTTCAAGGAGTATAAATACACCTTAATACTACTATTTTAACACAGCTAGACCCTACTATGCCTCGGTAGGATTCTCTGTGATAGCTATCAAGATGTCAAACGCGGTATCTGTAACGTCTGTTATCTCGCTCAAGAGTTCGTGCTGACACAGAACATGGTGCGCATCCTCTCCGGCAGGATCGATATCTGGACCTTTGATGCAATCGCCTATATTTATAAGGTGCTCAACTAAATCAGCCAGTCTCCTGCGTAACTCTGGATCCGAAGCAAACTGTCTACCTCTCTCTGATTGCTCAACTTCTT
This window harbors:
- the rny gene encoding ribonuclease Y — translated: MEPITLLLAVAGASFGYAGSQYLTKQRASSADKKALEKLDQAEKEAEELKLQAEKEAVKVKEQAQKEVQENQKELKDLQKRLQERESSLDKKLEDLDKRNQDLRKSEEDLVVLKEEIKQIRVRQQEKLEGIAKLSKKEAESQLFQMVEKDISADLVNLISKLQKEAVLTAEGRAQESILAAMERIAGDVTAERTVTTIKIDDDQVKGRIIGKEGRNIQALQKATGVDILMDESPGYIVLSSFDPIRRQVARVALENLIKDGRIQPAKIEEAVQKAEKNINKDIMLAAEDACREVGLAGLPPEIMKHLGELKFRTSYGQNVLKHSTEMAHIASIIAEEVGADVRITKTAALLHDLGKALSHKIEGKHHHISGELLRKFGMGEEIAHAAEAHHEDIDATTPEAMVVRVVDSLSAARPGARNISAENFSQRMKELENIANGFKGVDKAYAITAGREVRVIVESKIVDDLTAIKLAKEIANKIESTMSYPGTIKVNVVRETRAVEYAK